One region of Triticum aestivum cultivar Chinese Spring chromosome 6B, IWGSC CS RefSeq v2.1, whole genome shotgun sequence genomic DNA includes:
- the LOC123135036 gene encoding flavonoid O-methyltransferase-like protein Os11g0303600 — protein sequence MAGQAEKVFVPTDTELLQAQSDLWRHTLCYLTPMALRCAVDLGVPTAIHRLGGAASPSELVAALSLPTSKLPFLARLLRQLATAGVFSATDAGTYRLNPLSYLLVDGVRIDGDASQTALVRAAASRYYVEAAMGLADWFRKDFDGAVPSPFEDVHGAAIFEESMVLLDPEMDQLLHDALAAHDHMGIGPVLRQCHELFDGLESLTDCGGGDGTTARSIVEAYPHITCTVLDLPKVMDKVLPAEEGAVKYVSGDLFHVVPPAQAVLLKLVLHFWSDEDCVKILAQCKKAVPPRDAGGKVIVIDIVLGSVSGPMLETQHLMDMVMLVVTRGRQRDEKDWSEIFVKAGFSGYKIVKKLGARAVIEVYP from the exons ATGGCAGGCCAGGCAGAGAAGGTGTTTGTCCCCACCGACACGGAGCTGCTCCAGGCGCAGTCGGACCTGTGGCGCCACACCCTCTGCTACCTCACGCCTATGGCGCTCCGGTGCGCCGTCGACCTTGGCGTCCCCACTGCCATTCACCGCCTCGGCGGCGCCGCGTCCCCATCCGAACTCGTCGCCGCCCTATCCCTCCCCACGTCCAAGCTGCCCTTCCTCGCCCGCCTGCTGCGCCAACTCGCCACGGCGGGCGTCTTCAGTGCAACCGACGCCGGAACGTACCGCCTCAACCCGCTCTCGTACCTCCTGGTAGACGGCGTCCGCATCGACGGCGACGCTAGCCAGACGGCCCTCGTGCGCGCCGCGGCCTCGCGCTACTACGTGGAGGCGGCTATGGGGCTGGCGGACTGGTTCAGGAAGGACTTCGATGGAGCCGTTCCCTCGCCGTTCGAGGACGTGCATGGCGCGGCCATCTTCGAGGAGAGCATGGTGCTCCTCGACCCGGAGATGGATCAGCTGCTCCACGACGCCCTCGCTGCCCACGACCACATGGGGATCGGCCCCGTGCTCCGGCAGTGCCATGAGCTGTTCGATGGGCTTGAGTCTCTCACTGACTGCGGCGGTGGCGATGGGACTACCGCGAGGTCCATCGTCGAGGCCTACCCTCACATCACGTGCACTGTGCTGGACCTTCCAAAGGTCATGGACAAAGTTCTTCCCGCTGAAGAAGGAGCAGTTAAGTATGTTTCCGGTGACCTGTTCCACGTTGTCCCACCTGCTCAAGCCGTGTTGCTCAAG CTTGTACTGCACTTCTGGAGCGACGAGGATTGCGTCAAGATCCTGGCACAATGCAAGAAGGCTGTTCCTCCCCGGGATGCAGGAGGAAAAGTCATCGTCATAGACATTGTGCTTGGATCTGTTTCAGGGCCAATGCTGGAAACCCAACACCTCATGGATATGGTCATGCTAGTGGTGACAAGAGGCCGACAGCGCGATGAGAAGGACTGGAGTGAGATCTTCGTCAAGGCGGGGTTCAGTGGCTATAAGATTGTGAAGAAGCTGGGAGCTCGAGCTGTCATTGAGGTCTATCCATAA